The following proteins are co-located in the Anas platyrhynchos isolate ZD024472 breed Pekin duck chromosome 1, IASCAAS_PekinDuck_T2T, whole genome shotgun sequence genome:
- the GALNT4 gene encoding polypeptide N-acetylgalactosaminyltransferase 4 has translation MRIRLARRGPWVRRGCALLGLLTAAYLAVELSVSSFGASLGGGSTAGARWERRFSGGAEEAVDLARPVYDKSPPDSYAPGEWGKATRLQLNPEEKKQEEELIEKYAINIYVSDKISLHRHIEDNRLSGCKAKSYNYRKLPTTSVVIAFYNEAWSTLLRTIHSVLETSPSVLLKEIILVDDLSDKVYLKTDLEKYISRLKRVRLIRTNKREGLVRARLIGATFATGDVLTFLDCHCECVSGWLEPLLERIAENETVVICPVIDTIDWNTFEYYMQSAEPMIGGFDWRLTFQWHSVPKHERLRRKSDTDPIRSPTMAGGLFAVSKKYFEYLGTYDTGMDVWGGENLELSFRVWQCGGTLEIHPCSHVGHVFPKRAPYARPNFLQNTARAAEVWMDGYKEHFYNRNPPARKENYGDISERKLLRERLKCRSFNWYLKNVFSELHVPEDRPGWHGAIRSAGISSECLDYVLPEHNPTGAHLSLFGCHGQGGNQFFEYTSNKEIRFNSVTELCAEVPEQEDYISMRSCPKDGSPIPEIIIWHFKEDGTIYHPHSGKCLTAYRTTEGRPDVEMRTCNTADKNQIWKFEK, from the coding sequence ATGAGGATCCGCCTGGCGAGGAGGGGGCCCTGGGTGCGCAGGGGCTGCGCGCTGCTCGGGCTGCTGACGGCCGCCTACTTGGCGGTGGAGCTGTCGGTGTCGTCCTTCGGCGCCTCTCTCGGCGGGGGCAGCACCGCCGGGGCGCGGTGGGAGAGGCGCTTCTCCGGCGGAGCTGAAGAGGCGGTGGACTTGGCGCGGCCGGTGTATGACAAATCCCCGCCCGATTCCTACGCCCCGGGAGAATGGGGCAAAGCCACCCGCCTGCAGCTGAACCCCGAGGAGAAGAAGCAGGAAGAGGAGCTGATTGAGAAGTATGCGATTAACATCTACGTGAGCGATAAGATCTCTCTCCATCGGCACATCGAAGACAACCGGCTGAGCGGTTGTAAAGCGAAGTCTTACAACTACAGAAAACTGCCCACAACATCTGTTGTCATCGCTTTTTACAACGAAGCCTGGTCGACGTTGCTGCGGACGATACACAGCGTTCTTGAAACCTCTCCCTCGGTGCTCCTAAAAGAAATTATCTTGGTGGATGACTTGAGTGACAAAGTGTATTTGAAGACTGACCTTGAAAAATACATCAGCAGGCTGAAAAGAGTTCGTCTGATACGGACCAACAAGCGAGAAGGATTGGTTCGTGCACGCCTGATTGGAGCTACCTTTGCGACCGGCGATGTCCTTACATTTCTCGACTGTCACTGTGAATGTGTCTCTGGTTGGTTAGAGCCGCTGCTCGAGAGGATTGCTGAGAACGAGACTGTTGTCATCTGTCCCGTCATTGACACCATTGACTGGAACACATTCGAATACTACATGCAGTCAGCAGAGCCCATGATTGGGGGCTTTGACTGGCGGCTGACGTTTCAGTGGCACTCGGTGCCTAAACACGAACGTCTGAGGCGCAAATCTGACACTGACCCAATCAGATCCCCGACGATGGCCGGTGGCTTGTTTGCAGTCAGCAAGAAGTATTTTGAGTACCTGGGTACCTATGATACAGGAATGGAtgtttggggaggggagaacTTAGAACTGTCATTTAGAGTTTGGCAGTGTGGAGGCACGCTGGAAATTCATCCGTGCTCTCACGTAGGCCATGTGTTTCCAAAGCGTGCACCATATGCTAGACCAAATTTCCTTCAGAACACAGCACGTGCTGCTGAGGTGTGGATGGATGGGTATAAAGAACACTTCTATAACAGAAATCCTCCAGCAAGAAAAGAGAACTATGGagatatttctgaaagaaagctGCTAAGAGAGCGTTTGAAATGCAGGAGTTTTAACTGGTATTTAAAAAACGTATTTTCAGAGTTGCACGTCCCAGAAGATCGTCCTGGCTGGCATGGTGCCATCCGCAGTGCAGGAATATCATCAGAGTGCCTAGACTACGTTTTACCAGAACATAATCCTACCGGGGCTCACCTTTCTCTCTTTGGATGTCATGGTCAGGGAGGTAACCAATTTTTTGAATACACATCAAATAAGGAGATTAGATTTAACTCTGTAACTGAGCTATGTGCTGAAGTCCCCGAGCAAGAGGATTACATAagtatgaggagctgcccaaaAGATGGATCTCCTATCCCAGAAATTATTATATGGCATTTCAAGGAAGACGGGACCATTTATCATCCTCATTCTGGAAAGTGCCTTACTGCTTATCGTACTACTGAGGGGCGTCCTGATGTGGAAATGAGAACTTGTAATACTGCAGATAAAAATCAGATCTGGAAATTTGAGAAATAG